In the Cyanobacteriota bacterium genome, ACACTACTTTTTGAGCGTTCCCACCGGAAAGCTTGCCGGTTGAGGTTTTTACAGATGGCGTGCGAATAAAGTATCGCTGTACTAGCTCGATCGCATGGTTGATAATAACGTTTGGGCGCAATAGCCCTCGCCAGTTAAAGGGCGAACGCTGAATATCCTTGAGCACTAGATTTTCGGCTACCGAGAAATCAGACACTAATCCCATGCTGTAGCGATCGCTAGGCACATGGGCTAGCTTGCCTTCCAACCATAACTCTCCTGCCTGCAAAGGTCGCAAACCGACGATCGCCTCCTCTAGTTCCCGCTGACCATTGCCATCTACCCCAGCAACACCCACAACTTCCCCAGGATACAGCGCCAAGGTAATGCCCTGCAATGCTGGCAGGTTGTGGCTACCCATTACCCAGACATTCTTTAACTGCAGCGCAGGCTCTGGGCAAGCTTCTGAACCCTGAGTCAGAGGCTTGTGGGGTTGACTATTTAGCGAGGCATCTGGTAAGCCAAGGTCTGGGATCAGTTGGCGACGCTGGAGGTTAATATCCCGTCCTACCATCATTTTAGCTAGCTGCTGGGCAGTACAGTCTGAGGTAGCCACAGTACCCACAACCTGCCCATCTCGCAAGACGGTTACCCGGTGACAAACGGTCATTACTTCTTTTAACTTGTGGGAAATGAAGATGATGGCAGTACCCTGAGCTGCTAGATTGCGCAGAATAGCCATCAAGTCTTCGGCCTCTTGGGGTGTGAGCACAGCAGTTGGTTCATCTAATATCAACACACGGGCTTGACGATAGAGGGCTTTGAGAATTTCGACGCGCTGCTGTTCACCAACAGATAGTTGCCATACCTGAGCTGCTGGATTAATGGTTAACCCATATTGGGCGGCTAGTTGGCGGAGGCGATCGTGAAGACGATTGGGATTTTCTCGCAAGATGCGCTTGCCC is a window encoding:
- a CDS encoding ABC transporter ATP-binding protein, encoding MYQGESHALLGENGAGKTTLMNILCGLYAPDAGEIRLHGQLVTFRSPREAIAAGIGMVHQHFMLVDSFTVAENIILGQTGKRILRENPNRLHDRLRQLAAQYGLTINPAAQVWQLSVGEQQRVEILKALYRQARVLILDEPTAVLTPQEAEDLMAILRNLAAQGTAIIFISHKLKEVMTVCHRVTVLRDGQVVGTVATSDCTAQQLAKMMVGRDINLQRRQLIPDLGLPDASLNSQPHKPLTQGSEACPEPALQLKNVWVMGSHNLPALQGITLALYPGEVVGVAGVDGNGQRELEEAIVGLRPLQAGELWLEGKLAHVPSDRYSMGLVSDFSVAENLVLKDIQRSPFNWRGLLRPNVIINHAIELVQRYFIRTPSVKTSTGKLSGGNAQKVVFARELTRDHLVLLAAQPTRGLDIGATEFVHSQLLARRDAGAAILLISTELDEILALSDRIVVLYEGKLVGEMDANQADINRLGLLMAGKA